The Deltaproteobacteria bacterium genome includes a region encoding these proteins:
- a CDS encoding PEP-CTERM sorting domain-containing protein: MQLRGIAVLTALTAMLVGGGASPTQASTFSVTESYTDPVYGKYSGGTALWLPGIGSDYVFTTPGTFTTNGPGATLTGSVWSQSDPQEGFALNIQFSGLVQPGDPGYAPPDSPKRELTRRAYSEKGGPVKVNEWVYYTVFTGTLTGLGNYAGFEIDLVRVGPAFQMGYGANGKNLNFGGSGWFQVTASRAPQGQSPLQLTPGGHGDFNLDFENRIIVVDPPINIVPEPGSLVLFATGVVGLVALRRHKRREMH; the protein is encoded by the coding sequence ATGCAGCTTCGAGGGATCGCCGTACTGACAGCCCTGACAGCGATGTTGGTTGGTGGGGGTGCTTCTCCGACACAAGCATCAACGTTCTCCGTAACGGAATCCTATACAGATCCAGTCTATGGCAAATACAGTGGCGGCACGGCGCTGTGGCTTCCGGGAATTGGTAGCGACTATGTGTTTACGACACCTGGGACATTTACTACCAACGGACCCGGAGCAACGTTAACCGGGTCGGTGTGGAGTCAATCCGATCCACAAGAGGGTTTCGCATTGAACATTCAATTCTCTGGGCTCGTACAGCCTGGTGACCCAGGATACGCACCACCAGATAGCCCAAAACGAGAACTCACGCGCAGAGCGTACAGTGAGAAGGGAGGGCCGGTCAAAGTCAACGAGTGGGTCTACTACACTGTCTTTACCGGAACACTCACAGGACTAGGAAACTATGCAGGATTTGAAATCGATCTGGTACGCGTGGGACCCGCATTCCAGATGGGCTATGGTGCTAACGGAAAAAATCTTAACTTCGGCGGCTCTGGCTGGTTTCAAGTCACTGCCAGTCGCGCGCCTCAAGGCCAATCTCCTTTACAATTAACTCCTGGCGGTCATGGGGATTTCAACCTCGACTTTGAGAACAGGATCATTGTCGTCGACCCACCTATCAACATCGTTCCTGAACCCGGGTCCCTTGTCTTATTCGCTACTGGCGTCGTTGGGCTTGTCGCGCTGCGTCGACACAAACGGCGAGAAATGCACTAA